From one Tsukamurella tyrosinosolvens genomic stretch:
- a CDS encoding cytochrome P450 — protein sequence MSVHFPAGFDFTSPDLWSERRPEAEFAELRRSAPVWWQDIPPGTTGFDDGGFWVVSKLEDIKAISRNPKQYSNWENGAIVRFGPEIEREQIDMQRMLLLNMDPPQHTKTRRIISRGFTPKAVQSLHDALAERAEQIVHEARKAGGGDFVEQVASELPLQAIAELLGVPQEDRKKLFDWSNSMMAYDDPEFEGDYLTAMTEFTGYSWNLAEERRKCPMDDIVTTLVQADIDGDGLGSDEFAFFVLLLAVAGNETTRNAISHGMKAFVDYPEQWEIYKEQRPRTAPDEIVRWATPVSVFQRTALEDVQLGEQTIKKGQRVALFYASANFDEDAFEDPYTFNILRDPNPHVGFGGSGTHHCVGANLARLEMDLMFKAIADVMPNLRELEPPQRLRSGWLNGIKHWKVAYE from the coding sequence GTGAGCGTGCACTTCCCCGCGGGGTTCGATTTCACCAGCCCCGACCTGTGGTCGGAGCGGCGGCCCGAGGCCGAGTTCGCCGAGCTGCGGCGATCGGCGCCGGTGTGGTGGCAGGACATCCCGCCCGGCACCACCGGGTTCGACGACGGCGGCTTCTGGGTGGTGTCCAAGCTGGAGGACATCAAGGCCATCTCCCGGAACCCGAAGCAGTACTCGAACTGGGAGAACGGCGCCATCGTCCGCTTCGGACCGGAGATCGAGCGCGAGCAGATCGACATGCAGCGCATGCTGCTGCTCAACATGGACCCGCCGCAGCACACCAAGACACGGCGCATCATCTCGCGTGGTTTCACGCCGAAGGCGGTGCAGTCCCTGCACGACGCGCTGGCGGAGCGGGCCGAGCAGATCGTCCACGAGGCCCGCAAGGCCGGCGGCGGTGACTTCGTCGAGCAGGTCGCCTCCGAGCTGCCGCTGCAGGCGATCGCCGAGCTGCTCGGTGTTCCCCAGGAGGACCGCAAGAAGCTGTTCGACTGGTCGAACTCGATGATGGCCTACGACGACCCGGAGTTCGAGGGCGACTACCTCACCGCCATGACCGAGTTCACCGGATACTCGTGGAACCTCGCGGAGGAGCGCCGCAAGTGTCCGATGGACGACATCGTGACCACCCTCGTGCAGGCGGACATCGACGGCGACGGGCTCGGCAGTGACGAGTTCGCGTTCTTCGTGCTCCTGCTGGCGGTGGCCGGCAACGAGACCACGCGCAACGCGATCAGCCACGGCATGAAGGCCTTCGTCGACTACCCGGAGCAGTGGGAGATCTACAAGGAGCAGCGGCCGCGCACCGCACCCGACGAGATCGTGCGCTGGGCGACGCCGGTGTCGGTGTTCCAGCGGACCGCGCTCGAGGACGTCCAGCTCGGTGAGCAGACGATCAAGAAGGGCCAGCGCGTGGCGCTGTTCTACGCCTCGGCGAACTTCGACGAGGACGCCTTCGAGGATCCCTACACCTTCAACATCCTGCGCGATCCGAACCCGCACGTCGGTTTCGGCGGTTCGGGCACGCACCACTGCGTGGGCGCGAACCTCGCCCGGCTGGAGATGGACCTGATGTTCAAGGCGATCGCCGACGTCATGCCGAACCTGCGCGAGCTGGAGCCCCCGCAGCGCCTGCGGTCCGGCTGGCTCAACGGCATCAAGCACTGGAAGGTCGCCTACGAGTAG
- a CDS encoding NAD-dependent epimerase/dehydratase family protein, which translates to MRVAVTGAAGFVGGNLLQQLVEQGHEVVAIDRTSSPHAPDGVRWVQASVLEPGEMRAALDGVEVVYHLVAMITLRMQDEAAWRLNTEGVRVVARAALDAGVRKMVHLSSIHAFDQDLVDVIDETAPRSERPEIPVYDRSKWAGEQELRKVVDDGLDATVCNPTGVWGPADHGAALSRLNRLAHTAARGRMPAFVSKAGFDLVDVRDVATGVMLAAEKGRTGENYLLGGEFAPIIDAMRLSAQAAGKAGPRVAVPIGALAAIMPVLEPINARLGSDVLSKAALGPLFASPLVDISKARNELGYAPRSMATTATELVRFFAESGRLGAKA; encoded by the coding sequence ATGCGCGTAGCAGTCACCGGCGCGGCCGGATTCGTCGGCGGGAACCTCCTGCAACAGCTCGTCGAGCAGGGGCACGAGGTGGTCGCGATCGACCGCACCTCCTCGCCGCACGCCCCCGACGGCGTGCGCTGGGTGCAGGCCAGCGTTCTCGAGCCCGGCGAGATGCGCGCGGCACTCGACGGCGTCGAGGTGGTCTATCACCTGGTCGCCATGATCACGCTGCGGATGCAGGACGAGGCCGCGTGGCGGCTCAACACGGAGGGCGTACGCGTCGTGGCACGCGCGGCCCTGGATGCCGGAGTGCGGAAGATGGTGCACCTCAGCTCCATCCACGCCTTCGACCAGGACCTCGTCGACGTCATCGACGAGACTGCGCCGCGGTCCGAGCGACCCGAGATCCCCGTCTACGACCGGTCCAAGTGGGCGGGCGAGCAGGAGCTGCGCAAGGTCGTCGACGACGGCCTGGACGCCACGGTCTGCAACCCCACGGGCGTGTGGGGTCCCGCCGATCACGGCGCCGCGCTCTCGCGCCTGAACCGGCTCGCGCACACCGCGGCCCGGGGCCGGATGCCCGCGTTCGTCTCCAAGGCCGGCTTCGACCTGGTCGACGTGCGCGACGTGGCGACGGGCGTGATGCTCGCCGCCGAGAAGGGGCGCACGGGCGAGAACTACCTCCTGGGCGGCGAGTTCGCGCCGATCATCGACGCGATGCGGCTCTCGGCGCAGGCCGCCGGGAAGGCGGGACCGCGCGTGGCGGTGCCGATCGGCGCGCTCGCCGCGATCATGCCCGTGCTGGAGCCGATCAATGCGCGCCTCGGCTCGGACGTCCTCTCGAAGGCCGCACTCGGCCCGCTGTTCGCGTCGCCCCTGGTCGACATCAGCAAGGCGCGCAACGAACTCGGCTACGCACCGCGCTCGATGGCGACGACCGCCACCGAACTGGTGCGCTTCTTCGCGGAATCCGGCCGGCTCGGCGCCAAGGCCTGA
- a CDS encoding SDR family oxidoreductase: MSNAPAGPGLGLDGAVVLVTGGVRGIGAGIARVFLRQGATVVVCARREPERPVEADGAVAEFVAADVREPDQVEVLVRGIVERHGRLDVLVNNAGGAPFSDAATASPRFHDKVVGLNLLSPLLVAQHANAVMQEAGAGAIVNVSSVSATRPSPGTAAYGAAKAGLDSLTGSLAVEWAPAVRVNALDVGMVRTEAAEQHYGDDAGIAAIGATVPLGRLADPEEVGACAAFLASPLASYVTGATLLVHGGGERPAFLAAATASRGAR; this comes from the coding sequence GTGTCGAACGCACCTGCAGGGCCTGGTCTCGGACTCGACGGCGCGGTGGTGCTCGTCACCGGCGGCGTCCGGGGGATCGGTGCGGGCATCGCCCGGGTCTTCCTCCGGCAGGGCGCCACCGTGGTGGTGTGCGCCCGGCGCGAGCCGGAGCGCCCGGTGGAGGCCGACGGTGCCGTCGCCGAGTTCGTCGCCGCCGACGTCCGCGAGCCCGACCAGGTCGAGGTGTTGGTCCGCGGCATCGTGGAGCGGCACGGCCGACTCGACGTGCTCGTGAACAACGCCGGCGGCGCGCCCTTCTCGGACGCGGCGACCGCGTCACCCCGCTTCCACGACAAGGTGGTCGGGCTCAACCTGCTCTCGCCGCTGCTGGTCGCGCAGCACGCGAACGCCGTGATGCAGGAGGCGGGAGCCGGGGCGATCGTCAACGTGTCCAGTGTCAGCGCCACGCGCCCGTCGCCCGGCACCGCCGCGTACGGGGCCGCGAAGGCCGGACTCGATTCGCTCACCGGCAGTCTCGCGGTGGAGTGGGCGCCGGCCGTGCGGGTGAACGCGCTCGACGTGGGCATGGTCCGCACCGAGGCCGCGGAACAGCACTACGGCGACGATGCCGGGATCGCTGCGATCGGCGCGACCGTGCCCCTCGGCCGGCTCGCCGACCCCGAGGAGGTGGGAGCGTGCGCCGCCTTCCTCGCCTCGCCGCTCGCGTCCTATGTCACGGGCGCGACCCTGCTCGTCCACGGCGGTGGCGAGCGCCCCGCCTTCCTGGCCGCGGCGACCGCCTCGCGCGGCGCGCGGTAG
- a CDS encoding SDR family oxidoreductase, whose amino-acid sequence MTGIVDGRVVIVTGAGRGIGRAHALAYAAEGAAVVVNDYGVGLDGADASSGPAQQVVDEIRAAGGRAIANASDVADWDGAQALVRSAIDEFGRLDVLVNNAGFLRDRMLVNMSEAEWDAVTRVHLKGHFAMLRHAAAYWRDESKAGRQPDARVVNTSSGAGLLGSVGQGNYAAAKAGIAEMTIQAAAEMGRYGITVNAIAPAARTRMTEVTFADDMAAPEGGFDAMAPENVSPLVVWLGSTESADVTGRVFEVEGGKVSVAQGWRHGPQRDKGARWAPSELGEVVRGLLDEAQAPEPVYGA is encoded by the coding sequence ATGACAGGAATCGTCGACGGCCGTGTCGTCATCGTCACCGGCGCGGGCCGCGGTATCGGCCGAGCCCACGCACTCGCCTACGCAGCGGAGGGCGCCGCCGTCGTGGTCAACGACTACGGCGTCGGGCTCGACGGCGCGGACGCCTCGTCGGGCCCCGCGCAGCAGGTCGTGGACGAGATCCGCGCCGCCGGGGGCCGGGCGATCGCGAACGCCTCCGACGTCGCGGACTGGGACGGAGCACAGGCGTTGGTGCGCAGCGCGATCGACGAGTTCGGCCGGCTGGACGTGCTCGTGAACAACGCGGGCTTCCTGCGCGATCGGATGCTGGTGAACATGTCCGAGGCCGAGTGGGATGCGGTGACCCGCGTGCACCTCAAGGGGCACTTCGCCATGCTGCGGCACGCGGCCGCCTATTGGCGCGACGAGTCCAAGGCCGGGCGGCAGCCCGACGCCCGGGTGGTCAACACCAGCTCCGGCGCCGGCCTGCTGGGCAGCGTCGGCCAGGGCAACTACGCCGCCGCCAAGGCGGGGATCGCCGAGATGACGATCCAGGCCGCCGCCGAGATGGGCCGCTACGGCATCACCGTCAACGCGATCGCGCCCGCCGCCCGGACCCGCATGACCGAGGTGACCTTCGCCGACGACATGGCCGCTCCCGAGGGCGGCTTCGACGCGATGGCCCCCGAGAACGTCTCGCCGCTGGTGGTCTGGCTCGGCAGCACCGAGTCCGCCGACGTGACGGGCCGCGTCTTCGAGGTCGAGGGCGGCAAGGTCTCCGTGGCGCAGGGCTGGAGGCACGGCCCGCAGCGCGACAAGGGCGCCCGCTGGGCCCCGTCGGAGCTGGGTGAGGTGGTGCGCGGACTCCTCGACGAGGCGCAGGCGCCCGAGCCCGTGTACGGGGCCTGA
- a CDS encoding AbgT family transporter: protein MTAPDSLEQPPVAPERLPRIIRAMGVIERVGNALPHPFWLFWILAAILGVVSAVMAALDVSVVSPADGKEVVVRNLFSGDGLAMAASTMVENFAGFPPMATIVVVIMGVAIAERSGFLATGMKAGVSRVPASWVIFAVAFTGTVSHVASAAAYVILVPLGGLAFRAVGKSPILGIVVAYTSIASGYDASPVPTPNDAIFAGITQAAARVIDPDAVVTPVSNWYFNIGSSLLLAIVITLVTKLVLAKRPDLDADPDADLSDMGTLALEPAERRALRLAGATLVGILLITALIMLPAGSPLRGDNGSITDSPFMEGIAGFVAVLFGATGVVYGVIAGTIRKPADVPALMAQGVKQMAPVLVLFFAIAQFLAYFDWTHIGDVLAVEAAELIKNSGVPVAVVFLLVLGLLTVVNIMVTSGSAMWSIAAPVLVPMLMLVSIPAETTQALFRIADSGSTAVTPMSPYFIMALGFLQQYRKKAGIGTLASYTLPLAIAMTVSWTALFFVWWGLGIPLGPGAPVR from the coding sequence ATGACCGCGCCCGACTCCCTCGAGCAGCCGCCCGTCGCGCCGGAACGCCTCCCCCGGATCATCCGGGCGATGGGGGTCATCGAGCGTGTGGGCAACGCACTGCCGCACCCGTTCTGGTTGTTCTGGATCCTCGCCGCGATCCTCGGCGTGGTCAGCGCTGTGATGGCAGCACTGGACGTCAGTGTCGTCTCCCCCGCCGACGGCAAGGAGGTGGTGGTGCGCAACCTCTTCTCGGGCGACGGCCTCGCCATGGCCGCGTCGACGATGGTCGAGAATTTCGCCGGCTTCCCGCCGATGGCGACGATCGTCGTGGTCATCATGGGCGTGGCGATCGCGGAGCGGAGCGGCTTCCTCGCCACCGGGATGAAGGCGGGGGTCTCCCGCGTCCCCGCCTCGTGGGTCATCTTCGCCGTCGCGTTCACCGGCACGGTCTCGCACGTCGCGTCGGCGGCGGCGTACGTGATCCTGGTGCCGTTGGGCGGTCTCGCCTTCCGCGCCGTCGGCAAGTCGCCGATCCTGGGCATCGTCGTCGCGTACACGTCGATCGCCTCCGGCTACGACGCCAGCCCGGTGCCGACCCCGAACGACGCGATCTTCGCGGGCATCACGCAGGCGGCGGCGCGGGTCATCGACCCCGATGCCGTGGTCACGCCGGTGAGTAACTGGTACTTCAACATCGGATCCTCGCTGCTGCTCGCGATCGTGATCACCCTGGTCACCAAGCTCGTCCTGGCCAAGCGCCCCGACCTGGACGCCGATCCGGACGCGGACCTCAGCGACATGGGGACGCTCGCGCTCGAACCCGCCGAGCGGCGGGCACTGCGCCTGGCCGGCGCCACCCTGGTCGGCATCCTCCTGATCACGGCGCTGATCATGCTGCCCGCGGGGTCCCCGCTGCGCGGCGACAACGGTTCGATCACCGACTCGCCGTTCATGGAGGGCATCGCCGGCTTCGTCGCGGTCCTCTTCGGCGCCACCGGCGTGGTCTACGGCGTGATCGCGGGCACGATCCGCAAGCCCGCCGACGTCCCCGCCCTCATGGCGCAGGGCGTCAAGCAGATGGCCCCGGTCCTGGTGCTGTTCTTCGCGATCGCCCAGTTCCTGGCGTACTTCGACTGGACACACATCGGCGACGTGCTGGCCGTCGAGGCGGCGGAGCTCATCAAGAACAGCGGTGTCCCCGTGGCGGTCGTCTTCCTCCTCGTCCTCGGTCTCCTGACCGTCGTCAACATCATGGTCACGAGCGGCTCCGCGATGTGGTCCATCGCCGCGCCGGTGCTGGTTCCCATGCTGATGCTGGTCTCGATCCCTGCGGAGACAACCCAGGCGTTGTTCCGCATCGCCGACTCGGGATCGACCGCCGTGACACCGATGAGCCCGTACTTCATCATGGCGCTGGGCTTCCTGCAGCAGTACCGCAAGAAGGCGGGTATCGGCACCCTCGCGTCGTACACCCTGCCCCTCGCCATCGCCATGACGGTGTCCTGGACCGCGCTGTTCTTCGTGTGGTGGGGGCTCGGAATCCCGCTCGGCCCGGGCGCGCCCGTCCGCTGA
- a CDS encoding enoyl-CoA hydratase family protein — MPSPITTTVDEPGIHTITVDAPPVNALTVQGWFDLATAITEAGRDPSCHVVVVRAVGRGFNAGVDIKEIDAAQAAGDGYGALIGANQGCAAAFSAVYDCAVPVIIAVNGFCLGGGIGLVGNADVVVASDDATFGLPEVDRGALGAATHLARLVPQHLMRTLYFTAGTITAQQLHHFGSVYRVVPRAELDDAALEVARAIAAKDTRVIRRAKEAINGIDPVNVHTSYRFEQGFTFELNLAGYSDEHRREFVSTGRTVGEASGAGSGPSGRPVSDDAAQENA, encoded by the coding sequence GTGCCTTCACCGATCACGACCACCGTCGACGAGCCCGGGATCCATACGATCACCGTCGACGCGCCGCCCGTCAACGCCCTCACCGTGCAGGGCTGGTTCGATCTCGCGACCGCGATCACCGAGGCCGGCCGCGACCCGTCGTGCCACGTCGTGGTGGTCCGCGCGGTGGGCCGCGGCTTCAACGCCGGTGTCGACATCAAGGAGATCGACGCGGCGCAGGCGGCCGGCGACGGCTACGGCGCCCTCATCGGGGCCAACCAGGGGTGCGCCGCGGCCTTCTCCGCGGTCTACGACTGCGCGGTCCCCGTGATCATCGCGGTCAACGGCTTCTGTCTCGGCGGTGGCATCGGCCTCGTGGGCAACGCGGACGTGGTGGTGGCGTCCGACGACGCGACCTTCGGCCTGCCCGAGGTGGACCGCGGCGCGCTCGGCGCCGCGACGCACCTCGCCCGGCTCGTGCCGCAGCACCTCATGCGCACCCTGTACTTCACCGCAGGGACCATCACCGCCCAGCAACTGCATCACTTCGGCTCGGTGTACCGCGTGGTGCCCCGCGCCGAGCTCGACGACGCCGCCCTCGAGGTGGCACGCGCCATCGCCGCCAAGGACACCCGCGTGATCCGCAGGGCGAAGGAGGCGATCAACGGGATCGACCCGGTGAACGTCCACACCAGCTACCGGTTCGAGCAGGGCTTCACCTTCGAACTCAATCTCGCGGGCTACTCGGACGAGCACCGCCGCGAGTTCGTCTCCACCGGCCGCACGGTCGGCGAGGCGTCGGGCGCCGGGAGCGGACCGAGCGGGCGACCTGTTTCCGACGACGCAGCACAGGAGAACGCATGA
- a CDS encoding steroid 3-ketoacyl-CoA thiolase yields the protein MGIPVIVDAVRSPIGKRGGWLSGLHPAELLGGTVSALLDHAGVDPDRVEQIIGGNVTQAGEQAGNITRTAWLNAGLPEMTGATTIDAQCGSAQQATGLIAGLIATDAIEVGISCGVESMSRIPLGANRPEGLGNSRPPSWTIDMPNQFLAAERIAERRGLTREDIDAFGLASQRKALQAWQEGRFDREVVSLKAPAMADGAPTGETIEVSRDQGPRESTAEGLAKLKPMLDGGRHTAGTSSQVSDGAAAVLLMDSDRAAALGLTPRARIVSQALVGGEPYYHLDGPIRATERVLERSGRALSDIDLFEVNEAFASVVLSWQQVIGPDPDKVNVNGGAIALGHPVGSTGARLITTALHELERRDASTALIAMCCGGAMATGTIIERI from the coding sequence ATGGGCATCCCCGTCATCGTCGACGCCGTCCGCAGCCCCATCGGCAAGCGGGGCGGCTGGCTGAGCGGACTGCACCCCGCCGAACTCCTCGGCGGCACCGTGTCCGCGCTCCTCGACCACGCGGGTGTCGATCCCGACCGGGTCGAGCAGATCATCGGCGGCAACGTCACGCAGGCGGGCGAGCAGGCCGGCAACATCACGCGCACCGCCTGGCTCAACGCGGGCCTGCCCGAAATGACCGGGGCCACCACCATCGACGCGCAGTGCGGCTCCGCACAGCAGGCCACGGGCCTCATCGCGGGCCTCATCGCCACCGACGCGATCGAGGTCGGGATCTCGTGCGGCGTCGAGTCCATGAGCCGCATCCCCCTGGGCGCGAACCGGCCGGAGGGCCTCGGCAACTCCCGGCCCCCGTCGTGGACCATCGACATGCCCAACCAGTTCCTCGCCGCCGAGCGGATCGCCGAGCGCCGCGGCCTCACCCGCGAGGACATCGACGCCTTCGGCCTCGCATCGCAGCGCAAGGCCCTGCAGGCCTGGCAGGAGGGTCGCTTCGACCGCGAGGTCGTGTCACTCAAGGCGCCCGCCATGGCCGACGGTGCGCCGACCGGCGAGACGATCGAGGTCTCGCGCGACCAGGGTCCGCGCGAGAGCACCGCGGAGGGGCTCGCCAAGCTCAAGCCCATGCTCGACGGGGGCCGGCACACGGCCGGGACCTCCTCGCAGGTGTCCGACGGTGCCGCCGCCGTCCTGCTCATGGACTCCGACCGCGCCGCCGCGCTCGGCCTGACTCCGCGGGCCCGCATCGTCTCGCAGGCCCTCGTCGGTGGCGAGCCCTACTACCACCTCGACGGCCCGATCCGCGCGACCGAGCGCGTGCTCGAGCGCTCCGGCCGCGCGCTGAGCGACATCGACCTGTTCGAGGTCAACGAGGCCTTCGCCTCCGTCGTCCTGTCCTGGCAGCAGGTGATCGGCCCCGATCCGGACAAGGTCAACGTCAACGGCGGCGCGATCGCGCTCGGCCACCCCGTCGGCTCCACCGGCGCGCGCCTCATCACCACCGCGCTGCACGAGCTGGAGCGCCGCGACGCGTCGACCGCCCTCATCGCGATGTGTTGCGGCGGCGCGATGGCCACCGGCACCATCATCGAGCGGATCTGA